Part of the Nicotiana sylvestris chromosome 2, ASM39365v2, whole genome shotgun sequence genome, ttgcTTTGTTGCATATAAAGTGTGGAGCTATAATAGATTGaataagcagagatggttcgctcgATCAGGTTCAGTGATCGAGTGTCGGTCTCGGCTTGTttagaaaatgggtcgtgacaaacttggtatcagagcctcaggTTTTTGGAGTGCTAGGGATCTATGAAGCCatgttagtagagtcttgtttatatgTATGAAGCGCGccatacttataaacaggaggctacaaaCATTTAGGAAAAGTCTCTTTTTTCATactttagatcgtgcagtagagcctACCTCTAATAAATTATCTAATGTATTCTTTTCTCCAAAACTCGCAAAAATGGCTCGTACTCGCAACTCTGACACCGACACTCAGGATGCTGCTCAAGAAACTATTGCTACTATTGTGGCTCGATGCATAACTAAAAAGGCTCGAACTCAGAAAAGGTAGGGTAAATCCACAAGGGGGGTTCAAGAACCCCAGGTTGAACTTGAAGAAGTGGTGGAGCATGATGAGCAAGTACCTCAGGATCCAACGCCAACCCCAACAGCAGCTCCGACTCAAACAACTATATCCCCAGAGGTGGGTCAGATGTTCAATGCAGTCAACAGTGCTATGGAGATGTTTAAGGACTTTATGGCCAACCAGAACGAGAAAAGAGATAAGATTCCACCTCAAACAAATAGGCAGAACAATTCTGAGTCCTCAAGAGTGAATGAATTTCTGAAGTTGAGTCCTCAAGTGTTCCATGGTTCTATAGTTGATAAAGATCCAATGTTATGGATGGAGGGTGTTAAGAAAGCCCTCTGAGTGATGAAAGTATTTGATGACAAAGCTGTGGAGCTGGCTGCTTACCAGCTTAGAGATGTGGCTGAcgcttggtttgagatgtggaaaaaagagagagatgaagatgatggtccacctacttgggaagaatttgaagaggccTTCATGGCTAACTTTATCCCAGAAGAGGATATGGCAGCTAAGGCTACAGAGTTCGAACAActcaagcaagggaataaaagtgTGCAAGAGTACTACATGGAATTCATAAGGTTAGCTAAGCATGCTCCTCACATGGTTAAGACAGAAAAAGCAAAGATTCGCAGGTTTGTTGGCGGTTTGGCTTACCACATTAAGGATACGACATCAGCTGCAGCGGTAGGAATGACAGCTTTCTCATCTGTTGTGGGGTTCGCCAAACACTTAGAAAAAGACAGACAACAAAGGAGAGAAGAGAAAGAGCATAACAAGAAATCCCGGACAACGGGCAGGTTTAATGGTACATCCAGCAGAGGCGGAAGGGATTCCTCTAATAAAGAGTCATTAGCACCAGCTCAGTTCAGTCATCAGTCAGGTGGTGGGTCTTCCTTCAGACGTATTCAGAGTAATGGAAATCAGTCTCGCCAGAATCAGAAttttaggacatcatcctcacttAGCCAGAGTCATGCTGAGCAACATTCACACCAGCAAAGTCTTTGTGGAACATGTAAGCGGCAACATTCAGGTCAGTGCAAGCTCGGGTTTCATGGTTGCTACCATTGTTGAGATATTGGTCATATAAAGGCCAACTGCCCAAAGTTGCAACGTAATTTCAGTGGTGGATCAACTCGTCCTTCTAGTTCCTCAGCTACTGCAATTGCACCACCTCAGGCTCGTGGTTCTCATAATCAGTCCGGGCATGGAGCAGGCAGAGGTGCAGACCGAGTTACTTAGGGAGGGGGACAACCCCGTTTATTTGCTACACTTGATCGTCAGAGTGCAGAGGCATCTGCagaagttattacaggtatactTTTAGTCTGCACACATAATGGTTATGCCATAATGGATCCAGGTTTAACATTTTCATATGTgactccatactttgcaattaaccTCGGACTAGAACCTGAACAACTTAGTGATCCATTCCTAGTATCTACTCCAGTTGGCGAGTCAGTGAAAGTCACCAGAGTCTATAAAGGCTGTACAGTTTCAGTCCAAGGTCGCAACACCAAAGCTGATCTCATAGATttagaaatggtggattttgatgtgatcatgggtatggattggttgtcttcctgctattccatgttagattgtcatgccaagatagtcaggttccaatttccaaatgaagaagtcttagagtggaagggtagttcagcatcgcttgtaggtaagtttatttcttatcttaaggcacaacgaatgatcggtaaggggtgtctcgcctatttggctcacattattaatccagaatcagaaccaccagcTCTTCAGTCAGTGCCAATTGTTAGAGAATTTCAAGAAGTTTTCCCAGATGACCTTCCCGGACTTCCTCCCGAAAGAATCATAGACTTCGGCATTGATCtcatgccaggcactcagcccatatctataccTCCCTATAGGATGGCTCCAGCAGAACTTAATGAGTTGAGAGAATAGTTGAAAGACCTTCTTGACAAGGGCTTCATCAGGCCGAGTGTTTCACCGTGGGGTGCCCCGGTCCTGTTTGTCAAAAAGAAAGATGGGTCTCTCAGAATGTGTGtcgactatcggcagttgaataaagttaccattaagaacaagtacccactgccaagaattgatgatttatttgatcaacttcagggtgcaaagtacttttcaaaaatagacttgaggtcgggataccatcagttgagaatcagaaaggaggatatatctaaaacaacctttagaactcgctacgggcactatgaatttctagtaatgtccttcgggttgacaaatgctccagctgcattcatggaCCTCATGAATAGAGTTTTCAAGCCATTCTTGGATACCTTTATTATCGTGTTTATAGacgatattttggtatactctaAGAGCAAGGAAGAACATGCAGAACACCTTAGAATAGCCTTGAAGACCTTGAAGGATaatgagctttatgccaagttttcaaaatgtgagttctggttgcagtcagtagcattcttaggccacgtggtatctagtgaaggaataaaagtagactctcagaagacagaagcagtcaagaactggcccaggccgacaacgccaaccgaaatcaggagtttcttggggttagctggctactatagaaggtttgtagaggggttttcctcacttgcagctccattaactaagttgactcagaaagcagttaagttccaatggtcagacgcttgtgagcagagttttcaagagttaaagaagaggttgaccaTTGCACCTGTGCTAACCTTGCTAACAGGTTCGGGTGGgttcacagtgtattgtgatgcctccagagtgggccttggttgtgttcttatgcaaaatggaaaagttattgcttatgcttccaggcagttaaagaatcatgaaaagaattaccccacacacgacttggagcttgcagcagtggtgtttgcattaaaaatatggcgacactacctttatggcgagcattctgaagtgtttacagatcacaaaagcctctagtacattttcaagcaaaaagaactaaatttgagacagagaaggtggctcgagctattgaaggattatgacatcaatatcctttatcacccgggcaaagctaatgtggtagcagatgcacttagtaggaagtcaatgggtgtcttggcccatcttgcagtacaaaggcgatctttgggtcgagaaattcaaaaactagcAAATGATGGAATTAGATTAGATGAGACCGAAGAAGGATACATAACTGCTTATGCCTTAGCGCAATCCTCCCTTGTTgcgcatgttaaggctaagcaagacgaagatccgtacttagtgaaattaaaagaaggagtcagaagcaaagaaatcactgctttcactctaggaagtgacggagttttgaagttgaatgatcggttatgtgtgcctgatgtagaaggtcttaggaaggccataatggaggaggctcacagttcgagatactctatccacccaggtgctaccaaaatgtatctagatttgaaagagttgtattggtggaaaggcatgaagaaacaagtagcagatcatgtggctaaatgtttaaattgtcagcaagtcaaagccgagcatcagaggcctggtggcctagctcaagatatagagataccacagtggaagtgggagatgattaatatggatttcgtagtaggtctacctcgcacataccgtaaacatgattcaatttgggttattgtagaCCGACTGACAAAGTCCGCGCATTTCCTACCAGTAAAGATGACAGACTCCGCAGAGCAGTATGCGCGGTTGTACATAAAAGAAATAGTCCGATTGCATGgtactccagtttcaatcatatctGACGGAGGTCCTCAGTTCACAACAAATTTTTGGCAGGCATTTCAGAAAAGATTAGGTACCAAGGTCAATTTAAGCACCGTTTTTCATCCACAGACCGAAGGCCAGGCAGAAAGGACCATTCAGACTCTCGAAGATATGATGCGTGcgtgtgttatagattttggaggtaattgggatgatcacttgccacttatagaatttgcttacaataacagctaccaggccagcattggtatg contains:
- the LOC138882971 gene encoding uncharacterized protein, with amino-acid sequence MKVFDDKAVELAAYQLRDVADAWFEMWKKERDEDDGPPTWEEFEEAFMANFIPEEDMAAKATEFEQLKQGNKSVQEYYMEFIRLAKHAPHMVKTEKAKIRRFVGGLAYHIKDTTSAAAVGMTAFSSVVGFAKHLEKDRQQRREEKEHNKKSRTTGRFNGTSSRGGRDSSNKESLAPAQFSHQSGGGSSFRRIQSNGNQSRQNQNFRTSSSLSQSHAEQHSHQQSLCGTCKRQHSGLTFSYVTPYFAINLGLEPEQLSDPFLVSTPVGESVKVTRVYKGCTVSVQGRNTKADLIDLEMVDFDVIMESEPPALQSVPIVREFQEVFPDDLPGLPPERIIDFGIDLMPGTQPISIPPYRMAPAELNELRE